The proteins below are encoded in one region of Ornithinimicrobium avium:
- a CDS encoding NTP transferase domain-containing protein, protein MGTREETIPVGAILAGGQGSRMLMAQGQKGLTPLLGQPLINYTVGSMAAAGIGVIYVATWPENELLFEHLRSRWSSLHFELVRVELGGGTGQAMLRVLVESKPGPIVVGTADTVMRTGAVTRLLEDISLTTPGPQLHLLVTHYVEDEDPIWVHLHSSGLVTAFSKGIPPSSTVFANVRWLSSAGRTTLLELCSRHEALRAARSSGELVRALIADEYCRVTASVEDPVFDIDRDIDALRTAEWIASNKQEWERLP, encoded by the coding sequence GACAATTCCCGTCGGCGCCATACTTGCAGGGGGGCAGGGTTCGAGGATGCTGATGGCACAGGGACAAAAGGGCTTGACCCCTCTGCTGGGCCAGCCACTGATAAATTACACCGTGGGTAGTATGGCTGCAGCTGGCATCGGCGTTATATACGTAGCTACATGGCCTGAGAATGAGCTACTGTTCGAGCATTTGCGGTCTCGATGGTCCTCACTTCACTTCGAGCTTGTCAGAGTGGAACTCGGTGGTGGCACTGGACAGGCGATGCTGCGTGTTTTGGTCGAGTCGAAGCCGGGGCCAATCGTGGTGGGGACAGCCGATACGGTCATGCGAACTGGGGCGGTCACGAGGCTCTTAGAAGACATTTCACTGACTACGCCAGGACCTCAGTTGCACCTTCTTGTTACGCATTATGTAGAAGATGAAGACCCTATCTGGGTTCATTTGCATAGTTCCGGTTTAGTGACCGCTTTCTCCAAAGGCATACCTCCCAGCTCTACCGTCTTTGCGAATGTTCGATGGTTATCTTCGGCAGGACGCACCACCTTACTGGAGCTGTGTTCACGGCATGAAGCACTCCGAGCAGCTCGGAGCAGTGGCGAACTCGTGCGAGCCCTTATCGCTGACGAATATTGTCGCGTGACTGCTTCTGTCGAGGACCCGGTGTTCGACATTGATAGAGACATTGACGCCTTGCGCACCGCTGAGTGGATCGCCTCAAACAAGCAGGAATGGGAGCGGCTTCCTTGA
- a CDS encoding HAD family hydrolase, with the protein MFLDLRHSIETLLPRKCVAFDLGGTLFERDPLHVRASIEAMRLCTEDEKSIATQVIEEELRLGGSSRSFLMAVMERLEINTSLLDEVVARKRVRLRELQGTETLIGPARDLLTWLAAETDVFIVSQGAIDESQQLLQRTYECATQPRPEIQVLGRATDRDEVDKYSMLAAACGRQPSACLFIGDSEHDQLAAERLGVPFIHFSPFRTL; encoded by the coding sequence ATGTTTCTCGATTTGCGGCATTCCATTGAAACGCTGCTGCCTCGGAAATGTGTTGCTTTTGACTTAGGTGGAACACTCTTTGAGCGCGACCCCCTCCACGTAAGAGCGTCTATCGAGGCCATGCGTTTGTGCACCGAGGACGAGAAGAGCATAGCTACACAAGTCATCGAAGAAGAACTGAGACTGGGTGGTAGTTCGAGATCATTTCTGATGGCTGTGATGGAGCGCTTAGAGATCAACACTTCCCTCCTCGATGAGGTGGTGGCGCGCAAGCGCGTAAGGCTCCGCGAACTGCAAGGTACGGAGACGTTGATCGGCCCTGCGCGCGATCTCTTGACGTGGCTGGCAGCGGAGACGGATGTTTTTATCGTTTCCCAAGGTGCCATCGATGAGTCTCAGCAATTGCTACAGCGAACCTATGAATGTGCGACCCAACCGCGTCCGGAGATTCAAGTCCTGGGTCGCGCCACGGACCGGGACGAAGTGGATAAGTACAGCATGCTGGCGGCTGCTTGCGGGAGGCAGCCATCAGCATGTCTCTTCATAGGTGATTCAGAACATGACCAACTGGCAGCAGAACGATTAGGCGTCCCGTTTATTCACTTCTCGCCGTTCCGCACGCTCTAG
- a CDS encoding MBL fold metallo-hydrolase: protein MSHDRVLHLSPDSHMTVLGCASNSASGPTTSFVVYANEKGLLIDTGVDPIGRLTYNREDVAQVSSVIVTHSHSDHCAGFANFVFTRQLLAKNCDGIPPLQVYANRQTLNALDSQLKTQYPNREFDVIENEVIAGEAMRTPEGFTLVFLDSAHEVPAVSARITHDLHDWTIGIQSDSAPSNRFLKFFEGATVLVAEVHSLETDSGRLRRVHERGHSGLADAARLVEMVQPEVAIPFHLPSEFFSSAAAAATVAAALGEAGRRGLQCLPTIGQCTD, encoded by the coding sequence ATGTCGCACGATCGAGTCCTACACCTCTCGCCCGATAGCCACATGACCGTTCTCGGATGTGCGTCCAATTCAGCGAGCGGCCCAACAACCTCGTTCGTAGTGTACGCAAATGAAAAGGGCTTACTAATCGATACCGGAGTCGACCCAATAGGTCGACTCACATACAATAGAGAAGACGTTGCTCAAGTGTCGAGCGTGATCGTGACACATTCGCATTCAGATCACTGCGCAGGATTCGCGAATTTCGTCTTCACACGCCAACTCCTAGCGAAAAATTGCGACGGCATCCCACCATTGCAGGTTTACGCCAACAGGCAGACACTGAACGCGCTTGATTCGCAGTTGAAGACCCAGTATCCGAACCGCGAATTCGACGTAATTGAAAACGAAGTCATAGCCGGGGAAGCCATGCGGACGCCCGAGGGCTTCACTTTAGTCTTCCTAGATAGTGCTCACGAAGTTCCGGCTGTCTCCGCGAGAATCACTCACGATTTGCATGATTGGACCATTGGCATTCAGTCCGATAGTGCGCCGTCGAACCGCTTTCTCAAGTTTTTCGAAGGTGCAACCGTCCTCGTTGCAGAGGTCCACTCGCTCGAGACTGATTCCGGTCGGTTGCGTAGGGTCCACGAGAGGGGCCACTCAGGGCTGGCGGACGCAGCACGGCTTGTGGAAATGGTCCAGCCCGAAGTTGCAATTCCTTTCCATTTGCCATCTGAGTTCTTCTCAAGTGCCGCAGCGGCCGCTACCGTCGCTGCCGCATTGGGCGAGGCTGGTCGGAGGGGTTTGCAATGTCTTCCGACCATTGGGCAGTGCACGGACTAG
- a CDS encoding helix-turn-helix transcriptional regulator: protein MATPPRARDDRLVQSVARECARPQDAFALYERVAALVRRQVPYDAAGWILVDPDTMLLNGVYEQDVPRTAHLSLMELELSQDDFTKFVDLARTGVAAASLSAATDGRLELSPRWRAVYEPNGFGDELRAVFCTADVCWGHVCLTRTADAPWFTLREVDLLARIAPHVAHGIRTGLLLDEAWFDPAQETPGIVVLDDDGRVVSSTPRALDWLGPVDDDRLQRSAVLHEVAMRARALAAGDVDGAPAVAKVRAVSGEWLVVRGSCLETAGQTAVLLEPARRADVACLLMHLHELTPRERQVAQLLLTGMATADIAAELWITPDTLKGHVKSVFAKLGVSSRPELFARLSHAPVVRSSA from the coding sequence ATGGCAACGCCCCCCCGCGCTCGAGACGACCGTCTCGTTCAGTCGGTCGCTCGGGAGTGCGCGCGCCCACAGGACGCGTTCGCGCTCTACGAGCGGGTCGCAGCGCTCGTCCGTCGGCAGGTGCCCTACGACGCCGCCGGCTGGATCCTCGTCGACCCTGACACCATGCTCCTCAACGGGGTCTACGAGCAGGATGTGCCGCGCACCGCGCACCTGTCGCTCATGGAACTGGAGCTCTCTCAGGACGACTTCACCAAGTTCGTCGACCTCGCCCGCACCGGCGTGGCCGCCGCCTCGCTGAGCGCCGCGACGGACGGGCGCCTGGAGCTCAGCCCACGCTGGCGAGCCGTCTACGAGCCGAACGGTTTCGGCGACGAGCTGCGTGCCGTCTTCTGCACCGCAGACGTCTGCTGGGGCCACGTCTGCCTGACCCGCACCGCCGACGCGCCCTGGTTCACCCTGCGCGAGGTGGACCTGCTGGCGCGGATCGCGCCGCACGTGGCCCACGGGATCCGCACGGGGCTGCTCCTCGACGAGGCATGGTTCGACCCCGCTCAGGAGACGCCCGGCATCGTCGTCCTCGACGACGACGGGCGGGTCGTCTCGAGCACGCCGCGCGCGCTCGACTGGCTGGGCCCGGTCGACGACGACCGGCTCCAGCGGTCCGCCGTGTTGCACGAGGTGGCGATGCGCGCCCGTGCGCTCGCCGCAGGCGATGTCGACGGGGCGCCCGCGGTCGCGAAGGTCCGGGCGGTCAGCGGCGAGTGGCTGGTCGTGCGCGGCAGCTGCCTGGAGACGGCGGGGCAGACTGCGGTGCTGCTCGAGCCCGCGCGCCGCGCCGACGTCGCGTGCCTGCTCATGCACCTGCACGAGCTCACACCCCGAGAGCGGCAGGTGGCGCAGCTCCTCCTCACCGGGATGGCCACCGCAGACATCGCCGCCGAGCTGTGGATCACGCCGGACACCCTCAAGGGCCACGTGAAGTCGGTCTTCGCCAAGCTGGGCGTCAGCAGCCGGCCCGAGCTCTTCGCCCGTCTCTCCCACGCACCGGTGGTGCGCTCCTCCGCCTAG
- a CDS encoding flavin-containing monooxygenase: MGPPTWGMVPGGRSGHPEGEAADERWPRRREKVMDMGTATHEVVVVGSGPAGLATAAELKRRGVEVLVLERGDRLGAAWSGRYDGLRFNTSRWWSALPGAPFPKEFGWFPTRDQYVGYLEDYAARHDLTVRTGVEVRRLDPSGAGWTLRLSNDGADRLAAAHVVVATGALNLPSVPDWASGTPYRGSIVHASSYRNPDPYRDRRVLVVGPGSSGLEIARQLAEGGVAQVLVAVRTPPNLLPRVKGGLPFDLPVPLFFSLPVAMVDAMLRKVQRATWGDLSPYGLPPSPEGTLSGLLARGAGTAIVDEETVQAVREGRIQVVAGVERLDETGAVLTDGTRQEIDDVVLATGYRTGLEPIVGHLDVLGERGLPLVTDGGEALPGLRFVGYVYRPGLTGYVGKLARRAALEIARTRRRAVPVPA, encoded by the coding sequence GTGGGACCCCCCACCTGGGGGATGGTGCCAGGCGGGCGGTCCGGACACCCTGAGGGGGAGGCCGCTGACGAGCGGTGGCCACGACGCAGGGAGAAGGTCATGGACATGGGCACGGCTACGCACGAGGTCGTCGTGGTCGGCAGCGGGCCGGCCGGGCTGGCCACCGCTGCTGAGCTGAAGCGACGCGGTGTGGAGGTCCTGGTGCTGGAACGGGGCGACCGGCTCGGCGCGGCCTGGAGCGGGCGCTACGACGGGCTGCGCTTCAACACCAGCAGGTGGTGGTCGGCGCTGCCAGGGGCCCCGTTCCCGAAGGAGTTCGGATGGTTCCCGACACGAGATCAGTACGTCGGCTACCTCGAGGACTACGCCGCGCGTCACGACCTGACGGTCCGCACCGGCGTGGAGGTGAGGCGGCTGGATCCGTCCGGGGCAGGCTGGACGCTACGTCTGTCGAACGACGGCGCGGACCGGCTCGCGGCGGCCCACGTCGTCGTCGCGACCGGTGCGCTCAACCTGCCGAGCGTGCCGGACTGGGCGAGCGGCACGCCATACCGGGGCAGCATCGTGCACGCGAGCTCCTACCGGAACCCCGACCCCTACCGCGACCGTCGGGTCCTGGTCGTGGGGCCCGGGTCGTCCGGCCTGGAGATCGCGCGGCAGCTCGCCGAGGGCGGCGTGGCGCAGGTCCTCGTCGCGGTGCGGACGCCGCCCAACCTCCTGCCGCGCGTCAAGGGTGGGCTGCCCTTCGACCTGCCGGTGCCGCTCTTCTTCTCGCTCCCGGTCGCGATGGTCGACGCGATGCTCCGCAAGGTGCAGCGGGCGACCTGGGGTGACCTGAGCCCGTACGGGCTGCCTCCCTCGCCGGAGGGCACCCTCTCCGGACTCCTCGCGCGCGGCGCCGGGACGGCGATCGTGGATGAGGAGACGGTGCAGGCCGTCCGGGAAGGGCGGATCCAGGTGGTTGCCGGGGTCGAGCGGCTCGACGAGACAGGTGCGGTGCTCACGGACGGGACGCGCCAGGAGATCGACGACGTGGTGCTGGCCACCGGCTACCGCACCGGGCTGGAGCCGATCGTTGGTCACCTGGACGTGCTCGGGGAGCGGGGTCTGCCGCTGGTCACCGACGGCGGCGAGGCGCTGCCCGGTCTGCGGTTCGTGGGCTACGTCTACCGGCCCGGTCTCACGGGGTACGTCGGCAAGCTGGCGCGGCGCGCAGCGCTGGAGATCGCGAGGACGCGCAGGCGCGCGGTCCCGGTGCCCGCGTAA
- a CDS encoding BCCT family transporter — protein sequence MESKVDKGIFWPSITLVAVLTLLLVVFRDTAAPVLQDILTAITSRLDWAWEFLTIALFGVLLWLMVGRYGKVRLGGVDDRPEFSRFSWGAMLFCAGMGTSIMFWSIVEPLYYYTGPPFGIEAGSDRAAEFAVAYGLFHWGISAWALYALPAVVIAYSFFVRNSSSLRVSAACRGVLGRHADGPIGKVIDILVIWSMVGGLGTSLGLGVPMVAAVTSDLTGIEQSTYLNIGIIVIWTVIFSASAYAGLYEGIRRLSDWNVYLALALAVFVLLAGPTLFILSYFTNSLGVMLDNFMMMSLSTDPITQGGFPQAWTVFYWAWFAATAPFIGIFVARISKGRSIRDLVLNILAWGTAGSWLYFAIFGGYGMNLQLSGEADLVATLGDGGGPAVVVELLNSLPLSVLASVAFLVLGFVFLSTSLDSASYVLASVASTDVHGAEPARWHRLLWGAVMSALAVSLILVGGLEVVQTSAVLVAVPVLVMYLLLTLSLTRWLKQDRAVHVHVEDDEPDPPGQVHHEEAESP from the coding sequence ATGGAGAGCAAGGTCGACAAGGGCATCTTCTGGCCGTCCATCACACTGGTCGCGGTCCTCACCCTCCTGCTCGTGGTGTTCCGCGACACCGCAGCACCCGTCCTGCAGGACATCCTCACCGCGATCACCTCCCGGCTGGACTGGGCCTGGGAGTTCCTCACCATCGCCCTGTTCGGGGTCCTGCTGTGGCTGATGGTCGGGCGCTACGGGAAGGTCAGGCTCGGCGGCGTCGACGACCGCCCGGAGTTCTCCCGCTTCAGCTGGGGCGCGATGCTGTTCTGCGCAGGCATGGGCACCAGCATCATGTTCTGGTCGATCGTGGAGCCGTTGTACTACTACACCGGCCCGCCGTTCGGCATCGAGGCCGGGTCCGACCGGGCAGCGGAGTTCGCTGTCGCCTACGGCCTGTTCCACTGGGGCATCTCGGCCTGGGCCCTCTACGCGCTGCCCGCCGTCGTCATCGCCTACAGCTTCTTCGTGCGCAACAGCTCGTCGTTGCGGGTCAGCGCCGCCTGCCGCGGCGTCCTGGGTCGGCACGCCGACGGGCCGATCGGCAAGGTCATCGACATCCTGGTCATCTGGAGCATGGTCGGCGGGCTCGGGACGTCCCTGGGGCTGGGGGTTCCCATGGTCGCAGCGGTGACCAGCGACCTGACCGGGATCGAGCAGTCGACGTACCTGAACATCGGCATCATCGTGATCTGGACGGTCATCTTCTCCGCGAGCGCGTACGCGGGCCTGTATGAGGGCATCCGTCGGCTCAGTGACTGGAACGTCTACCTGGCGCTGGCGCTCGCCGTCTTCGTGCTGCTCGCCGGCCCGACCCTGTTCATCCTGTCCTACTTCACGAACAGCCTCGGCGTGATGCTCGACAACTTCATGATGATGAGCCTGAGCACCGACCCCATCACCCAGGGCGGGTTCCCGCAGGCGTGGACGGTGTTCTACTGGGCCTGGTTCGCGGCCACCGCGCCGTTCATCGGCATCTTCGTCGCCCGCATCTCCAAGGGCCGCAGCATCCGTGACCTGGTCCTCAACATCCTCGCGTGGGGAACGGCCGGCAGCTGGCTGTACTTCGCCATCTTCGGCGGCTACGGCATGAACCTGCAGCTGTCCGGTGAGGCTGACCTCGTCGCGACCCTCGGGGACGGCGGCGGGCCCGCGGTCGTCGTCGAGCTGCTGAACTCTCTTCCGCTGTCCGTCCTGGCCTCGGTCGCCTTCCTCGTCCTCGGGTTCGTGTTCCTGTCGACGTCGCTGGACTCGGCCAGCTACGTGCTGGCCAGCGTGGCCAGCACCGACGTGCACGGGGCCGAGCCGGCGCGGTGGCACCGGCTGCTGTGGGGCGCCGTGATGTCCGCGCTCGCGGTCTCCCTCATCCTCGTCGGGGGGCTGGAGGTCGTGCAGACCTCCGCGGTGCTCGTCGCCGTCCCGGTTCTCGTCATGTACCTGCTCCTGACGTTGTCGCTGACGCGGTGGCTCAAGCAGGACCGTGCCGTGCACGTGCACGTGGAGGACGACGAACCCGACCCGCCGGGGCAGGTGCACCACGAGGAGGCGGAGTCACCGTGA
- a CDS encoding CocE/NonD family hydrolase, translated as MDPLPRPLLVEDVWIPMPDGVRLHARIWRPEDSLDRPVPALLEYLPYRLDDWTAPRDSERHPYYAGHGYASVRVDIRGTGSSDGHFVDEYSPQELDDGVSVILWLADQAWCSGQVGMFGISWGGFNALQLAALAPEPLKAIVTVCSTDDRYDNDVHYMGGAVLAIDMSAWAGTMLAFNARPPRPEVVGERWVGQWRDRLEDTQPMAPVWLAHQERDEYWRRGSVCEDYSSIRAAVLAVGGWHDPYRDTVFRLAQNLTVPVRGIVGPWSHQYPDRELAPGPSIGFLQETVRWWDRWLKGAQNRVEDEPLLRAFVMDAERPATYYPERQGRWVGMGEWPPAAGQDTELALAGAACSGVVGQDATVIVRTPQHTGADAGRFFPFGNATDLPSDQRADDGRSVTLTFSPLPERLEVLGNPRVHLRLACDRPQGTIVVRLCDVAPDGASTLITRGVLNLNKRNGRERNDQMPVDEMVDVQIDLASIGYAVPAGHTLRLALSSTYWPWIWPHPQEATLRVDLGASALSLPTLTGHVEQVSFEDPEQSRPLPVGPLPEKHGDVDPAVVAPAERLLTHDVASGEWTLEVDPGYGGSRRYPDGLEFREHSRETYRIREGDPLSATATSAWAITLTKDGWRAHVDTRQEITADADDFVVRASVTAHATTDGKEQLVAERTWEERVPRTSA; from the coding sequence GTGGACCCCCTTCCCCGCCCCCTGCTGGTGGAGGACGTGTGGATCCCGATGCCCGACGGCGTCCGCCTCCACGCCCGCATCTGGCGGCCCGAGGACTCGCTCGACCGCCCCGTGCCGGCCCTGCTCGAGTACCTGCCCTACCGCCTCGACGACTGGACCGCGCCGCGCGACAGCGAGCGGCACCCGTACTACGCCGGGCACGGCTACGCGTCGGTGCGTGTCGACATCCGTGGCACCGGCAGCTCCGACGGGCACTTCGTGGACGAGTACTCCCCGCAGGAGCTCGACGACGGGGTGTCCGTCATCCTGTGGCTCGCCGATCAGGCGTGGTGCTCGGGTCAGGTCGGCATGTTCGGCATCTCCTGGGGCGGCTTCAACGCCCTGCAGCTGGCCGCGCTCGCCCCCGAGCCGCTGAAGGCGATCGTCACGGTGTGCTCCACGGACGACAGGTACGACAACGACGTGCACTACATGGGCGGGGCGGTCCTCGCCATCGACATGTCGGCCTGGGCAGGCACCATGCTGGCCTTCAACGCCCGTCCGCCGCGGCCGGAGGTCGTCGGTGAACGCTGGGTCGGGCAGTGGCGTGACCGGTTGGAGGACACGCAGCCGATGGCACCCGTGTGGCTCGCCCACCAGGAACGGGACGAGTACTGGCGGCGCGGGAGCGTCTGCGAGGACTACTCCAGCATCCGGGCCGCCGTCCTGGCCGTCGGCGGGTGGCATGACCCCTACCGCGACACCGTCTTCCGGCTGGCGCAGAACCTGACGGTGCCGGTGCGCGGCATCGTCGGCCCCTGGTCCCACCAGTACCCCGACCGCGAGCTCGCACCCGGTCCCTCGATCGGCTTCCTGCAGGAGACCGTGCGGTGGTGGGACCGTTGGCTCAAGGGCGCGCAGAACCGCGTCGAGGATGAGCCCCTGCTGCGGGCGTTCGTGATGGATGCGGAGCGCCCGGCGACCTACTACCCCGAGCGGCAGGGCCGCTGGGTCGGTATGGGTGAGTGGCCCCCCGCGGCCGGCCAGGACACCGAGCTGGCTCTCGCGGGCGCGGCGTGCTCCGGCGTCGTGGGTCAGGACGCCACGGTGATCGTCCGGACGCCGCAGCACACCGGGGCGGACGCCGGCCGGTTCTTCCCGTTCGGCAACGCCACCGACCTGCCGTCCGACCAACGCGCCGACGACGGCCGCTCGGTCACGCTGACCTTCTCGCCGCTGCCCGAACGGCTGGAGGTCCTCGGGAACCCGCGGGTGCACCTACGGCTGGCGTGCGACCGCCCGCAGGGCACCATCGTCGTCCGTCTGTGCGACGTCGCTCCTGACGGCGCCTCCACGCTGATCACCCGTGGTGTGCTGAACCTCAACAAGCGCAACGGGCGGGAGCGCAACGACCAGATGCCGGTGGACGAGATGGTCGACGTGCAGATCGACCTGGCATCGATCGGTTACGCCGTGCCGGCGGGGCACACGCTCCGCCTCGCCCTGTCCTCCACGTACTGGCCGTGGATCTGGCCGCACCCGCAGGAGGCCACCCTGCGGGTCGACCTGGGCGCGTCCGCTCTCAGCCTGCCGACGCTCACCGGCCACGTCGAGCAGGTGTCGTTCGAGGACCCGGAGCAGAGCCGGCCGCTGCCGGTAGGACCGCTGCCAGAGAAGCACGGCGATGTCGACCCGGCCGTCGTCGCGCCTGCGGAACGCCTCCTCACCCATGACGTCGCGTCAGGGGAGTGGACGCTGGAGGTGGACCCCGGCTACGGCGGCTCCCGTCGTTACCCGGACGGTCTGGAGTTCCGCGAGCACAGCAGGGAGACGTACCGGATCCGGGAGGGCGACCCGCTCAGCGCGACCGCGACGTCGGCGTGGGCGATCACCCTCACCAAGGACGGGTGGCGGGCGCACGTGGACACGCGTCAGGAGATCACTGCTGACGCCGACGACTTCGTCGTCCGGGCATCGGTCACCGCGCACGCGACCACCGATGGCAAGGAGCAGCTGGTCGCGGAGCGGACGTGGGAGGAGCGCGTTCCCAGGACGTCGGCCTGA
- a CDS encoding NADP-dependent oxidoreductase, translating to MIGITSTPTHTREIHLVSRPSGPPLPDNFSLVETAVPDLNDGEVLVANHYMSVDPYMRGRMSDVKSYVPPFPLDAPLEGAATGEVLASSSADVPVGATVLHNRGWREHAVVPGSSVKTIDPTLAPESAFLGALGMTGLTAYAGLMYAARFAEGDAVFVSGAAGAVGSLVGQIAKMSGASRVVGSAGSSEKVARLEELGFDAAFNYRDGPVVDSLRRAAPDGIDVYFDNVGGEHLEAAISVLNAHGRVAVCGAISQYNATEPTPAPRNLSLVIGKQLTLQGFLVGTYADKAEEFAQKMAGWLADGSVTWDETVRDGLENAPAAFIDLLQGGNTGKMLVRL from the coding sequence CTGATCGGCATCACCTCCACGCCCACGCATACCCGCGAGATCCACCTCGTCTCCCGTCCTAGCGGTCCGCCGTTGCCCGACAACTTCTCGCTGGTCGAGACCGCCGTGCCCGACCTGAACGATGGCGAGGTGCTGGTCGCCAACCACTACATGTCGGTGGATCCGTACATGCGGGGGCGGATGAGCGACGTGAAGTCCTACGTCCCGCCCTTCCCGCTCGACGCCCCGCTGGAGGGTGCCGCCACCGGGGAGGTGCTCGCCTCGTCCAGTGCCGACGTCCCGGTGGGCGCCACGGTGCTGCACAACAGGGGTTGGCGCGAGCACGCGGTGGTGCCGGGTTCCAGCGTCAAGACCATCGACCCCACGCTGGCGCCCGAGTCCGCCTTCCTCGGTGCCCTGGGGATGACCGGTCTGACGGCCTACGCCGGGCTGATGTATGCCGCCCGGTTCGCCGAGGGGGACGCGGTCTTCGTGTCCGGAGCCGCCGGGGCGGTCGGGTCCCTCGTGGGGCAGATCGCCAAGATGAGCGGCGCCTCCAGGGTGGTCGGCAGCGCCGGCTCGTCGGAGAAGGTGGCCCGCCTGGAGGAGCTCGGTTTTGACGCGGCCTTCAACTACCGCGACGGCCCCGTGGTCGACTCCCTCCGTCGGGCCGCCCCCGACGGCATCGACGTCTACTTCGACAACGTCGGCGGGGAGCACCTCGAGGCGGCCATCTCCGTGCTCAACGCGCACGGGCGGGTGGCGGTCTGCGGTGCCATCTCGCAGTACAACGCCACGGAGCCGACCCCCGCCCCGCGCAACCTTTCCCTGGTCATCGGCAAGCAGCTGACCCTGCAGGGATTCCTCGTCGGGACGTATGCCGACAAGGCGGAGGAGTTCGCGCAGAAGATGGCGGGCTGGCTCGCCGACGGCTCGGTCACGTGGGACGAGACGGTCCGCGACGGGCTGGAGAACGCGCCGGCCGCGTTCATCGACCTGCTGCAGGGCGGCAACACGGGCAAGATGCTGGTCCGGCTGTGA
- a CDS encoding ion transporter, with translation MTVLSRPHEERDRLAQELLDRLTPLMSALGIIFVLLILGEQLTRPGSTLSSVLTVLGWALWAVFAAEFVARAVVAPQTGRFLRRNWWQVLFIALPFLRVFRLIRAARFLRTGRVLSGAVRGTRSAASALRGRLGWLASLWLITVLSLGQLLFAFSGYATFGEALHATAMGAITGEPLEPDDAFANVAELFLAAMSVAVFGTLAGAVGAYFLRADKDAADRGAAA, from the coding sequence ATGACAGTCCTCTCCCGTCCGCACGAGGAGCGCGACCGCCTCGCCCAGGAGCTGCTCGACCGTCTCACGCCGCTGATGAGCGCCCTGGGCATCATCTTCGTGCTCCTGATCCTCGGTGAGCAGCTCACCCGTCCTGGCTCGACCCTCTCGTCCGTGCTCACGGTGCTGGGATGGGCGCTCTGGGCGGTGTTCGCCGCGGAATTCGTGGCGCGCGCGGTCGTGGCACCGCAGACGGGTCGCTTCCTGCGGCGCAACTGGTGGCAGGTCCTGTTCATCGCCCTGCCATTTCTGCGGGTCTTCCGGCTGATCCGGGCGGCCAGGTTCCTGCGCACCGGGCGGGTGCTCTCGGGAGCGGTCCGGGGGACGCGCTCGGCCGCCTCCGCGCTGCGCGGGCGGCTGGGCTGGCTTGCGTCGCTGTGGTTGATCACGGTGCTGTCGCTGGGCCAGCTCCTCTTCGCCTTCAGCGGCTACGCGACCTTCGGCGAGGCGCTGCACGCGACCGCGATGGGGGCGATCACGGGCGAGCCGTTGGAGCCTGACGACGCCTTCGCGAACGTGGCCGAACTGTTCCTGGCAGCCATGTCGGTCGCGGTGTTCGGCACGCTCGCCGGCGCGGTCGGAGCGTACTTCCTGCGTGCGGACAAGGACGCTGCCGACCGCGGTGCGGCTGCCTAG
- a CDS encoding metallophosphoesterase family protein, translating into MSGLRLLLLADTHVPARARALPRQVWDEVGRADVVIHAGDWVTPPLLEELEGRARRLVAVHGNNDGPELRSRLPEVARAELGGMAWGVVHETGARTRRGERMRAAYPDLDVLVFGHSHIPWDTEHDGLRLLNPGSPTDRRREPHCTYMTATVEDRTITAVDLHRLPRAGALP; encoded by the coding sequence ATGAGCGGCCTGCGTCTGCTCCTGCTCGCCGACACCCACGTCCCTGCCCGCGCCCGGGCCCTGCCCCGCCAGGTGTGGGACGAGGTCGGTCGCGCTGACGTCGTCATCCACGCCGGCGACTGGGTGACGCCTCCGCTGCTCGAGGAGCTCGAGGGTCGAGCGCGCCGACTGGTCGCCGTGCACGGCAACAACGACGGCCCCGAGCTGCGCAGCCGCCTCCCGGAGGTGGCTCGGGCCGAGCTGGGCGGTATGGCGTGGGGCGTGGTCCACGAGACGGGCGCCCGGACGCGGCGTGGCGAGAGGATGCGCGCCGCATACCCCGACCTGGACGTGCTCGTCTTCGGGCACAGTCACATCCCCTGGGACACCGAGCACGACGGGCTGCGCCTGCTCAACCCCGGGTCCCCCACCGACCGACGCCGTGAGCCGCACTGCACCTACATGACGGCGACCGTCGAGGACCGCACGATCACCGCGGTCGATCTGCACCGGTTGCCGAGGGCCGGCGCCCTCCCCTGA